A portion of the Musa acuminata AAA Group cultivar baxijiao chromosome BXJ1-1, Cavendish_Baxijiao_AAA, whole genome shotgun sequence genome contains these proteins:
- the LOC103973910 gene encoding laccase-3 gives MESCSHIAVPSWMLPFLLGLFSLLFRHIDAEVQYHDFVVQATPVKRLCKAHNIITVNGQFPGPTIEVKNGDTLVINVVNRARYNVTLHWHGVRQMRTAWADGPEFVTQCPIRPGGSYTYRFTIEGQEGTLWWHAHSSWLRATVYGALIILPKENSSYPFTKPKREVPVILGEWWDRNPIDVVREATRTGAAPNISDAFTINGQPGDLYNCSNKDTTMIPVKAGETNLLRFINAALNTELFVAIANHKMTVVSADASYTKPFTTSVLMLGPGQTTDVLVTMDQPASRYYIAARAYASAQGVAFDNTTTTAILEYDCGCSEPGQGVPPVFPALPAYNDTGAASAFSAGLRSLSTVDIPGPVDENLFFTVGLGLFGCPPGKTCGGPNNTRMAASINNVSFVLPDTYSILQAHYQRVPGVFTTDFPAVPPVQFDYTAQNVSRSLWQPVAATKVYKLKYGSVVQLVLQGTNIFAAENHPIHIHGYDFYILAEGFGNFNAAKDNARFNLVDPPMRNTVGVPVNGWAVIRFVADNPGVWLMHCHLDVHITWGLAMAFLVDDGVGELQSLEAPPVDLPAC, from the exons ATGGAGTCTTGCTCACACATTGCTGTGCCCTCCTGGATGCTTCCTTTTCTGTTAGGGTTGTTCTCTCTTCTCTTCCGCCACATCGACGCGGAAGTCCAGTATCATGACTTCGTG GTGCAGGCCACGCCGGTGAAGAGGCTGTGCAAGGCCCACAACATCATCACGGTGAACGGGCAGTTCCCGGGGCCGACCATAGAGGTGAAGAACGGGGACACGCTGGTGATCAACGTTGTCAACCGAGCGAGATACAACGTCACGCTCCACTG GCACGGCGTGCGGCAGATGAGGACGGCGTGGGCCGACGGACCGGAGTTCGTGACGCAGTGCCCGATCAGGCCGGGCGGCAGCTACACGTACCGGTTCACGATCGAGGGGCAAGAGGGAACGCTGTGGTGGCACGCGCACAGCTCATGGCTCAGGGCCACCGTCTACGGAGCTCTCATCATCCTCCCCAAGGAGAACTCCTCCTACCCGTTCACCAAGCCCAAAAGAGAAGTCCCTGTCATCCTTG GTGAATGGTGGGATCGGAATCCGATCGACGTCGTGCGAGAAGCAACACGGACCGGAGCAGCTCCCAACATCTCCGACGCATTCACCATCAATGGCCAGCCCGGTGACCTCTACAATTGCTCCAACAAAG ACACAACAATGATTCCGGTGAAGGCCGGAGAGACCAATCTCCTCCGGTTCATCAACGCGGCGCTGAACACCGAGCTCTTCGTCGCGATCGCCAACCACAAGATGACCGTCGTCTCTGCCGACGCGTCCTACACCAAGCCCTTCACCACTTCGGTGCTCATGCTCGGCCCGGGCCAGACCACCGATGTGCTCGTCACCATGGACCAGCCGGCGTCCCGCTACTACATCGCCGCTCGGGCTTATGCGAGCGCGCAAGGCGTGGCCTTCGACAACACCACGACCACCGCCATCCTCGAATACGACTGCGGCTGCTCGGAACCAGGACAAGGTGTTCCGCCCGTGTTCCCCGCCCTCCCGGCCTACAACGACACCGGCGCAGCCTCCGCCTTCTCCGCCGGCCTCAGGAGCCTCTCCACCGTCGACATTCCCGGTCCCGTCGACGAGAACCTCTTCTTCACCGTCGGCCTGGGTTTGTTCGGTTGCCCTCCAGGGAAGACGTGCGGGGGGCCGAACAACACTCGCATGGCGGCCAGCATCAACAACGTCTCCTTCGTGTTGCCCGACACCTACTCCATTCTCCAGGCCCATTACCAACGCGTGCCCGGCGTCTTCACCACCGACTTCCCAGCGGTGCCGCCAGTGCAGTTCGACTACACAGCCCAAAACGTCAGTCGTAGCCTATGGCAGCCGGTTGCGGCCACCAAGGTGTACAAGTTGAAGTACGGCTCGGTAGTTCAGCTGGTGCTGCAAGGCACCAACATCTTCGCCGCCGAGAACCACCCCATCCACATCCATGGCTACGACTTCTACATCCTGGCGGAGGGGTTTGGCAACTTCAACGCGGCGAAGGACAACGCCAGGTTCAACCTGGTCGACCCCCCGATGAGGAACACCGTCGGCGTGCCGGTGAACGGCTGGGCCGTCATCCGGTTCGTCGCCGACAATCCGGGGGTCTGGCTCATGCACTGCCACTTGGACGTTCACATCACCTGGGGACTGGCCATGGCGTTCCTGGTGGACGATGGAGTTGGAGAGCTGCAGTCACTGGAGGCGCCTCCCGTCGACCTGCCTGCATGCTGA
- the LOC103973912 gene encoding SWR1 complex subunit 6 produces MDEENTGPFRRTSSRTKKIAAKMAAALASTDNRTQAALARLESLENDNAGAENVEINDDDDASLDDDDQAYVQKKQAKNMKRKTRQAKALENAKKAPRTFTELLQEANLEALPPHVPSYLRAAVGPPSTSSRRHFCTVCGDAANYTCVRCGVRFCSCRCQVIHNDTRCLKFVA; encoded by the exons ATGGATGAAGAGAACACGGGCCCATTCCGCCGGACGTCAAGCCGGACCAAGAAGATCGCCGCCAAGATGGCCGCCGCTCTTGCCAGCACCGACAACCGGACTCAG GCAGCGCTTGCACGCCTCGAATCTTTGGAAAATGATAACGCGGGGGCGGAGAATGTGGAGATTAATGACGACGACGATGCTTCTTTGGATGATGATGATCAAG CTTATGTTCAAAAGAAACAAGCGAAGAATATGAAACGCAAGACAAGGCAGGCAAAAGCACTTGAAAATGCAAAGAAAGCACCCAGGACATTTACGGAGCTGTTACAGGAG GCAAACTTAGAGGCTTTGCCTCCACATGTTCCTTCCTATTTGAGAGCTGCAGTTGGCCCACCAAGCACATCGTCACGTCGTCATTTCTGCACTGTTTGTGGTGATGCTGCAAACTATACATGTGTGAGATGCGGAGTGCGATTCTGTTCATGTCGTTGTCAAGTTATACACAATGATACTCGGTGTCTGAAGTTTGtagcttga